The Streptomyces avermitilis MA-4680 = NBRC 14893 genome contains a region encoding:
- a CDS encoding Gfo/Idh/MocA family protein, whose product MTGTASGSGTPLRVALVGYGLAGSVFHAPLIAATEGLALDTVVTTSPERQEQARAEFGDSLRFAATPDDLWSRADELDLVVIASPNKTHVPIATAALKAGLPVVVDKPIAGTAAEARELAALADERGLLLSVFQNRRWDNDFLTLRKLLEEGELGDAWRFESRFERWRPQPKGGWRESGDPAEIGGLLYDLGSHLVDQALALFGPAASVYAESDVRRPGAETDDDTFIAVTHTNGVRSHLYASATAAQLGPRFRVLGSQAGYVKYGLDPQEAALREGDRPTGDGDWGVEPESLWGRVGAGESPLSGGGTPVPTLPGAYPAFYDAVAKALREDGPNPVTAYEAADALDVLEAARRSARDGETVIV is encoded by the coding sequence ATGACTGGCACAGCTTCCGGCTCCGGCACCCCCCTCCGCGTGGCCCTGGTCGGCTACGGGCTCGCGGGCTCCGTCTTCCATGCCCCGCTGATCGCCGCCACCGAGGGCCTCGCGCTCGACACGGTGGTCACGACCAGCCCGGAGCGGCAGGAGCAGGCCCGCGCCGAGTTCGGCGACAGCCTCAGGTTCGCCGCGACCCCCGACGACCTCTGGTCCCGCGCCGACGAGCTGGACCTGGTCGTCATCGCGTCCCCGAACAAGACGCACGTCCCGATCGCGACCGCCGCCCTCAAGGCCGGCCTCCCCGTCGTCGTGGACAAGCCCATCGCGGGCACGGCGGCCGAGGCACGCGAGCTGGCCGCCCTCGCCGACGAACGCGGCCTGCTGCTCTCCGTCTTCCAGAACCGCCGCTGGGACAACGACTTCCTGACCCTCCGCAAGCTGCTCGAGGAGGGCGAGCTCGGCGACGCCTGGCGCTTCGAGTCCCGTTTCGAGCGCTGGCGCCCGCAGCCCAAGGGCGGCTGGCGTGAGTCCGGCGACCCGGCAGAGATCGGAGGTCTGCTCTACGACCTCGGCAGCCACCTCGTCGACCAGGCGCTGGCCCTCTTCGGCCCCGCCGCCTCGGTGTACGCCGAGTCGGACGTCCGCCGCCCCGGCGCGGAGACCGACGACGACACGTTCATCGCGGTCACGCACACGAACGGCGTCCGCTCCCACCTCTACGCCTCCGCGACCGCGGCCCAGCTCGGCCCGCGCTTCCGGGTGCTCGGCTCACAGGCCGGTTACGTGAAGTACGGCCTCGACCCGCAGGAGGCCGCCCTGCGTGAGGGCGATCGGCCCACGGGTGACGGGGACTGGGGCGTCGAGCCCGAGTCGCTGTGGGGCCGCGTCGGCGCCGGCGAGTCCCCGCTGAGCGGCGGCGGCACCCCCGTACCCACGCTGCCGGGCGCGTACCCCGCCTTCTACGACGCCGTGGCGAAGGCGCTGCGCGAGGACGGCCCCAACCCGGTGACCGCGTACGAGGCCGCGGACGCCCTGGACGTCCTGGAGGCGGCCCGCCGCTCCGCCCGCGACGGCGAGACCGTGATCGTGTGA
- a CDS encoding class F sortase, with the protein MSDRERSSGNGRLLMGISWAVLLLGLWLWGRQVTDVPPGMSARTTGDVAAVGRPLEVELPHSAEPLGEALPQRVDIPAMGVQAPVVARGLDGHGAVQPPPFDQPGVVGWYAAGVKPGAAGTALFVGHVDTETRPAIFYKLSTLRPGDAVRVVRDDGRVAEFTVDDVQVLARDRFDAQQAYGPRKPGRAELRMITCGGSFDRDSGGYTANVVVNAYLTGSGP; encoded by the coding sequence ATGTCCGACCGGGAGCGTTCCTCCGGTAACGGTCGTCTGCTGATGGGCATCTCCTGGGCGGTGCTGCTGCTCGGACTGTGGCTGTGGGGCCGGCAGGTGACCGACGTACCGCCGGGGATGTCCGCGCGGACCACCGGGGACGTGGCGGCGGTCGGGCGGCCGCTCGAAGTGGAACTGCCGCACTCCGCCGAACCGCTCGGGGAGGCGCTGCCGCAGCGCGTCGACATCCCGGCGATGGGCGTGCAGGCCCCCGTGGTGGCGCGCGGCCTCGACGGGCACGGCGCCGTGCAGCCACCGCCGTTCGACCAGCCGGGAGTCGTCGGCTGGTACGCGGCCGGGGTGAAACCCGGGGCGGCCGGGACCGCCCTCTTCGTGGGGCACGTCGACACCGAGACCCGGCCCGCCATTTTCTACAAGCTCAGCACGCTGCGGCCCGGCGACGCGGTCCGGGTGGTCCGTGACGACGGCCGGGTCGCCGAGTTCACCGTGGACGACGTACAGGTCCTCGCCCGCGACCGCTTCGACGCCCAGCAGGCCTACGGACCGAGAAAGCCGGGCCGGGCCGAACTGCGGATGATCACCTGCGGCGGTTCCTTCGACCGCGACAGCGGCGGCTACACGGCGAACGTGGTGGTCAACGCCTACCTGACGGGCAGCGGACCGTAG
- a CDS encoding ROK family transcriptional regulator, with product MAYVNRSNEESGGTAGARPAVASETGAGVKPGAKSGVKAGVNLLGLRGHNAALVLDLLRTAGPAGISRLELAERTGLTPQAVSKITARLRADGLVAEAGRRASTGGKPRTVLCLVPGAGHAVGLHLDRDELRALLCDLTGAVVAERRAPLDLGAGAETLVEGAAREVEALLAAGGSVSVLGVGVALPGPLDHVHGVLHRVTGFPEWDGFPLREALARRLGVPVVMDKDTNAAALGLAVGGVVEGDHEAYGAYGVNGVYAPPWGSAESSGPASSSASFAYLHLGTGLGAGLVIGGAVHRGARTGAGEFGHQVIQLDGPPCGCGNRGCIEALCLAAVARGAVDEAARVLGAGAANLAGLLDIDLVLLGGRTVAAHPKAFVRGVGAVLDERARREGTTAAVPVRIAPGGERGVAEGAAQLLLAPLFGRADG from the coding sequence ATGGCCTACGTGAACAGGAGCAACGAGGAGTCGGGTGGGACGGCGGGCGCGAGGCCCGCAGTGGCGTCGGAGACGGGGGCCGGGGTGAAGCCGGGTGCGAAGTCGGGTGTGAAGGCGGGCGTCAATCTGCTGGGGCTGCGCGGGCACAACGCGGCGCTGGTGCTCGATCTGCTGCGCACCGCCGGGCCGGCCGGCATCAGCCGCCTCGAACTCGCCGAGCGGACCGGGCTGACCCCGCAGGCCGTCAGCAAGATCACCGCCCGGCTGCGGGCGGACGGTCTGGTGGCGGAGGCGGGCCGCCGCGCCTCGACGGGCGGCAAGCCGCGAACCGTGCTGTGCCTGGTGCCCGGCGCCGGACACGCGGTGGGGCTGCATCTGGACCGGGACGAGCTGCGGGCGCTGCTCTGCGATCTGACGGGTGCGGTGGTCGCGGAGCGCCGGGCGCCGCTGGACCTGGGGGCGGGCGCCGAGACCCTGGTGGAAGGGGCGGCGCGGGAGGTGGAGGCGCTGCTGGCGGCCGGGGGCTCGGTCTCGGTGCTCGGTGTCGGCGTCGCGCTGCCCGGACCGCTCGACCACGTGCACGGAGTGCTGCACCGGGTCACCGGGTTCCCCGAGTGGGACGGGTTTCCGCTGCGGGAGGCGCTGGCCCGGCGGCTGGGGGTGCCCGTGGTCATGGACAAGGACACGAACGCGGCGGCGCTGGGGCTGGCTGTGGGCGGGGTGGTCGAGGGCGATCACGAGGCCTACGGGGCGTACGGGGTGAACGGGGTGTACGCCCCGCCGTGGGGTTCCGCCGAATCCTCGGGGCCCGCGAGTTCCTCCGCGTCCTTCGCCTACCTGCACCTCGGGACCGGGCTCGGTGCCGGGCTCGTCATCGGTGGGGCCGTGCACCGGGGGGCCAGGACCGGGGCGGGGGAGTTCGGGCATCAGGTCATCCAGCTGGACGGACCGCCGTGCGGCTGCGGCAACCGCGGCTGCATCGAGGCGCTGTGCCTGGCCGCCGTGGCCCGCGGTGCCGTCGACGAGGCCGCGCGGGTCCTCGGCGCGGGCGCCGCGAATCTGGCCGGACTGCTCGACATCGACCTGGTACTGCTCGGCGGGCGTACCGTCGCCGCCCACCCCAAGGCGTTCGTCCGCGGGGTCGGCGCCGTTCTCGACGAACGCGCCCGCCGTGAGGGCACGACCGCGGCCGTTCCGGTACGCATCGCGCCGGGCGGGGAGCGCGGGGTCGCCGAGGGAGCGGCCCAGCTGCTGCTCGCGCCGCTGTTCGGGCGGGCGGACGGGTAA
- a CDS encoding heme-degrading domain-containing protein yields the protein MTEVTEVTEAAKPPTIPELEAQERRLTLPHFTYDDAWAFGNLLVELARRRCAPVAVDIRRGGQQLFHAALPGSTPDNDAWIDRKRRVVERYGSSSYLVGCRFRAKGTTFEESSRLDPDKYAAHGGAFPITVEGAGVVGTVVVSGLPQVEDHALVVEALEQFMTRPWSSS from the coding sequence ATGACCGAGGTGACCGAGGTGACCGAGGCGGCCAAGCCCCCGACGATCCCCGAACTCGAAGCCCAGGAGCGCCGTTTGACGCTCCCGCACTTCACATACGACGACGCGTGGGCATTCGGCAACCTGCTGGTGGAGCTGGCACGGCGGCGCTGCGCCCCCGTGGCCGTCGACATCCGCCGCGGCGGACAGCAGCTCTTCCACGCGGCACTGCCCGGCTCGACCCCGGACAACGACGCCTGGATCGACCGCAAACGCCGCGTCGTCGAGCGCTACGGCAGTTCGTCCTACCTCGTCGGCTGCCGCTTCCGCGCCAAGGGCACGACGTTCGAGGAATCCTCGCGCCTGGACCCGGACAAGTACGCGGCGCACGGCGGCGCGTTCCCGATCACGGTGGAGGGCGCGGGCGTCGTCGGCACGGTGGTGGTCTCCGGACTCCCGCAGGTGGAAGACCACGCACTGGTGGTGGAGGCCCTGGAGCAGTTCATGACCAGGCCCTGGAGCAGTTCCTGA
- a CDS encoding HAD-IIA family hydrolase, with the protein MAERKPIESWLTDMDGVLIHEGVPIPGADAFIKKLRESGKPFLVLTNNSIYTPRDLHARLRRMGLDVPVENIWTSALATAQFLGDQRPDGTAYVIGEAGLTTALHDIGYVLTDHEPDYVVLGETRTYSFEAMTQAVRLINKGARFICTNPDETGPSAEGPLPATGAVAALITKATGKKPYFAGKPNPLMMRTGLNTLGAHSETSAMIGDRMDTDVLAGMEAGMQTFLVLTGLTGPDQVENYPYRPSKVVDSIADLVDWI; encoded by the coding sequence ATGGCAGAGCGCAAGCCCATCGAGTCATGGCTCACCGACATGGACGGTGTGCTCATCCACGAGGGCGTCCCGATCCCCGGCGCGGACGCCTTCATAAAGAAGCTGCGCGAGTCCGGCAAGCCCTTCCTCGTCCTCACCAACAACTCGATCTACACCCCGCGCGACCTGCACGCCCGCCTGCGGCGCATGGGCCTGGACGTGCCGGTCGAGAACATCTGGACCTCGGCGCTCGCCACCGCCCAGTTCCTCGGCGACCAGCGGCCCGACGGCACGGCGTACGTCATCGGCGAGGCCGGCCTGACCACGGCGCTGCACGACATCGGGTACGTGCTGACCGACCACGAGCCGGACTACGTGGTGCTCGGCGAGACCCGCACGTACTCCTTCGAGGCGATGACCCAGGCCGTCCGGCTGATCAACAAGGGGGCCCGCTTCATCTGTACCAACCCCGACGAGACCGGGCCGTCCGCCGAGGGCCCGCTGCCCGCCACGGGCGCCGTCGCGGCCCTGATCACCAAGGCGACCGGCAAGAAGCCGTACTTCGCGGGCAAGCCGAACCCGCTGATGATGCGCACCGGCCTGAACACCCTGGGGGCGCACTCCGAGACCAGCGCGATGATCGGCGACCGCATGGACACCGACGTGCTGGCCGGGATGGAGGCCGGGATGCAGACGTTCCTGGTGCTCACGGGCCTGACGGGACCCGACCAGGTCGAAAACTACCCGTACCGGCCCTCGAAGGTCGTCGACTCCATCGCGGACCTCGTCGACTGGATCTGA
- a CDS encoding glycoside hydrolase family 6 protein, giving the protein MYGKRGAGALAAVALAGAALLLAGCSAPEDNSKKGGGGADIAQRPKGSDPFWVNPEGNAAEQLATYARAGRKDDAEQIRKIAEQPTGEWIGPENPEAEARGYTEAAEKADRTALLVLYNIPHRDCGQFSQGGAADGDAYRAWIDGVTKGIGDRNTTVVLEPDALLHIVDGCTPDEFHEERYDLLKGAIAKLGALKNTKVYLDAGNAGWGHPDQIFQPLQRAGVDRADGFAVNVSNFYTTRDSIAYGKQLSAKVGDKHFVIDTSRNGNGPYTAGKADENWCNPPGRALGETPSTKTADPLVDAYVWVKRPGESDGTCKGGPKAGEWWSDYALKLARASK; this is encoded by the coding sequence ATGTACGGGAAGAGGGGGGCCGGGGCACTGGCGGCCGTGGCGTTGGCGGGGGCCGCGCTGCTGCTGGCGGGGTGTTCCGCTCCCGAGGACAACAGCAAGAAGGGCGGCGGGGGCGCTGACATCGCGCAGCGGCCGAAAGGCTCGGACCCGTTCTGGGTCAACCCCGAGGGGAACGCGGCCGAGCAGCTCGCCACCTACGCGAGAGCGGGCAGGAAGGACGACGCCGAGCAAATCCGGAAGATAGCGGAGCAGCCGACGGGGGAGTGGATCGGGCCGGAGAACCCGGAAGCGGAGGCGCGCGGTTACACGGAGGCCGCGGAGAAGGCGGACCGCACCGCGCTCCTCGTCCTCTACAACATTCCGCACCGCGACTGCGGGCAGTTCTCGCAGGGCGGCGCCGCGGACGGCGACGCGTACCGGGCCTGGATCGACGGCGTGACCAAGGGCATCGGGGACCGGAACACGACGGTGGTCCTGGAGCCGGACGCGCTGCTGCACATCGTCGACGGCTGCACGCCGGACGAGTTCCACGAGGAGCGCTACGACCTGCTCAAGGGCGCGATCGCCAAGCTCGGAGCGCTGAAGAACACCAAGGTCTACCTGGACGCGGGCAACGCGGGCTGGGGCCACCCCGACCAGATCTTCCAGCCGCTCCAGCGGGCGGGCGTCGACCGGGCCGACGGCTTCGCGGTCAACGTCTCCAACTTCTACACGACGCGGGACTCCATCGCGTACGGCAAGCAGCTGTCGGCGAAGGTCGGCGACAAGCACTTCGTGATCGACACGAGCCGCAACGGCAACGGGCCGTACACGGCGGGCAAGGCGGACGAGAACTGGTGCAACCCGCCGGGGCGGGCGCTGGGCGAGACCCCGTCCACGAAGACGGCCGATCCGCTGGTGGACGCGTATGTGTGGGTCAAACGCCCGGGCGAGTCGGACGGCACGTGCAAGGGCGGCCCGAAGGCGGGCGAGTGGTGGTCCGACTATGCGCTGAAGCTGGCCCGCGCGTCCAAGTAG